Proteins encoded within one genomic window of Diorhabda sublineata isolate icDioSubl1.1 chromosome 1, icDioSubl1.1, whole genome shotgun sequence:
- the LOC130451478 gene encoding vanin-like protein 3 isoform X1: MKLEIFFYVFTTIFLYTFSQKVNLSKTYKAAVVEYHTEDIDEIISDDEKILIRTKNHIDLLQSIDEDLEIILFPEKSLYSHENLANISSKIPKKMENICNSSDIQFKEYLKLFSCAASKYNTSIAINVIEKKQCSPEDMINSCFEQVYYNTVVVFDNKGYLAGRYRKWNLFGEYQLTKPNIMDLTVITTKNNIKFGIFNCFDIMFDMPALNLTRDLDIKNILFPNNWISELPYLTALQVQQMWAQENNVVLLSSGQNNPKTGASGTGIYIGNQGPLDFVFIGGAGGSSVIVKTVPNLLENKDIINSTVNQVYDTDTLAEGLDDFFLLRDLSMDDHTAILMPEHERLIEETVCNGDKDRICCHFNISISTLSIIQRKHRYKYHMVAFNGVRSFSGLRNAGIESCGIVACLNESLSSCALRFPNYSEIYWPIVFDFISIEANFSIGGKRIQYPSSLLTSLRPISPKYTTWETEKLPKYLRRKYTLNQAENRLLTFGIFGRDFNRDGDLIIPNAICKSTVASYATILITIICNILFNYIKFYC, encoded by the exons ATgaaactagaaatatttttttatgtgttcacaacaatttttttgtacacaTTTAGTCAAAAA gtAAATCTTTCCAAAACATATAAGGCAGCAGTAGTGGAATATCACACGGAAGATATTGATGAGATTATATcagatgatgaaaaaatattgattcgaACAAAAAATCATATCGATTTACTACAAAGTATTGATGAg GATTTGGAAATAATACTTTTTCCAGAAAAAAGTTTGTATTCTCATGAAAATCTAGCAAATATTAGCAGTAAAATTcctaaaaaaatggaaaatatttgcaaTTCTTCGGATATACAgtttaaagaatatttaaaattattttcttgtgcTGCATCTAAATATAACACTTCTATAGCTATTAATGTTATAGAAAAGAAGCAATGTAGTCCAGAAGACATGATTAATTCTTGTTTTGAACAAGTTTACTATAACACAGTTGTGGTGTTTGATAATAAAGGATATCTAGCCGGAAG ATATCGCAAATGGAATTTATTCGGAGAATATCAATTAACCAAACCGAATATTATGGATTTAACAGTAAttacaactaaaaataatataaagttcggtatttttaattgtttcgaTATTATGTTCGATATGCCAGCTTTAAATTTAACTCGtgatttagatataaaaaatatattgtttccaAACAACTGGATTTCTGAACTCCCATATTTGACAG CTTTACAAGTGCAGCAGATGTGGGCTCAGGAAAACAATGTCGTTTTATTATCCTCTGGTCAAAACAATCCAAAAACAGGTGCAAGTGGAACTGGAATATATATTG GGAATCAAGGTCCTTTGGACTTTGTATTTATCGGAGGAGCTGGTGGTTCTTCAGTAATAGTGAAGACAGTACccaatttattagaaaataaagaCATTATTAATAGTACAGTGAATCAAGTATATGATACAGATACATTAGCAGAAGGTttagatgatttttttcttttacggGATTTATCAATGGATG ATCACACAGCTATTTTAATGCCTGAACATGAAAGACTGATAGAAGAAACAGTTTGTAATGGAGACAAAGACAGAATTTGTTGTCACTTCAACATATCTATAAGTACCCTATCAATAATTCAACGTAAACATCGATATAAATACCATATGGTGGCTTTTAATGGCGTTCGATCTTTTTCTGGATTAAGAAATGCTGGTATAGAATCTTGTGGAATTGTTGCGTGCCTAAATGAATCTTTATCGTCATGTGCATTAag atttcCGAATTATTCTGAAATCTACTGGCCAATCGTTTTCGACTTCATATCAATCGAAGCTAATTTTTCTATCGGCGGTAAACGAATTCAGTATCCCAGTTCGTTATTAACTTCGTTACGACCGATTTCTCCTAAATATACTACATGGGAAACAGAAAAACTTCCCAAATATTTGAGGAGAAAATATACGTTAAATCAAGCCGAAAATCGGTTACTAACTTTTGGAATATTCGGAAGAGATTTTAATAGAGATGGTGACCTTATAATCCCGAATGCAATATGCAAGTCAACAGTAGCTTCCTATGCAAccattttaataacaataatttgtaatatcctgtttaattatataaaattttattgttga
- the LOC130451478 gene encoding vanin-like protein 3 isoform X2, translating to MKLEIFFYVFTTIFLYTFSQKVNLSKTYKAAVVEYHTEDIDEIISDDEKILIRTKNHIDLLQSIDEDLEIILFPEKSLYSHENLANISSKIPKKMENICNSSDIQFKEYLKLFSCAASKYNTSIAINVIEKKQCSPEDMINSCFEQVYYNTVVVFDNKGYLAGRYRKWNLFGEYQLTKPNIMDLTVITTKNNIKFGIFNCFDIMFDMPALNLTRDLDIKNILFPNNWISELPYLTALQVQQMWAQENNVVLLSSGQNNPKTGASGTGIYIGPLDFVFIGGAGGSSVIVKTVPNLLENKDIINSTVNQVYDTDTLAEGLDDFFLLRDLSMDDHTAILMPEHERLIEETVCNGDKDRICCHFNISISTLSIIQRKHRYKYHMVAFNGVRSFSGLRNAGIESCGIVACLNESLSSCALRFPNYSEIYWPIVFDFISIEANFSIGGKRIQYPSSLLTSLRPISPKYTTWETEKLPKYLRRKYTLNQAENRLLTFGIFGRDFNRDGDLIIPNAICKSTVASYATILITIICNILFNYIKFYC from the exons ATgaaactagaaatatttttttatgtgttcacaacaatttttttgtacacaTTTAGTCAAAAA gtAAATCTTTCCAAAACATATAAGGCAGCAGTAGTGGAATATCACACGGAAGATATTGATGAGATTATATcagatgatgaaaaaatattgattcgaACAAAAAATCATATCGATTTACTACAAAGTATTGATGAg GATTTGGAAATAATACTTTTTCCAGAAAAAAGTTTGTATTCTCATGAAAATCTAGCAAATATTAGCAGTAAAATTcctaaaaaaatggaaaatatttgcaaTTCTTCGGATATACAgtttaaagaatatttaaaattattttcttgtgcTGCATCTAAATATAACACTTCTATAGCTATTAATGTTATAGAAAAGAAGCAATGTAGTCCAGAAGACATGATTAATTCTTGTTTTGAACAAGTTTACTATAACACAGTTGTGGTGTTTGATAATAAAGGATATCTAGCCGGAAG ATATCGCAAATGGAATTTATTCGGAGAATATCAATTAACCAAACCGAATATTATGGATTTAACAGTAAttacaactaaaaataatataaagttcggtatttttaattgtttcgaTATTATGTTCGATATGCCAGCTTTAAATTTAACTCGtgatttagatataaaaaatatattgtttccaAACAACTGGATTTCTGAACTCCCATATTTGACAG CTTTACAAGTGCAGCAGATGTGGGCTCAGGAAAACAATGTCGTTTTATTATCCTCTGGTCAAAACAATCCAAAAACAGGTGCAAGTGGAACTGGAATATATATTG GTCCTTTGGACTTTGTATTTATCGGAGGAGCTGGTGGTTCTTCAGTAATAGTGAAGACAGTACccaatttattagaaaataaagaCATTATTAATAGTACAGTGAATCAAGTATATGATACAGATACATTAGCAGAAGGTttagatgatttttttcttttacggGATTTATCAATGGATG ATCACACAGCTATTTTAATGCCTGAACATGAAAGACTGATAGAAGAAACAGTTTGTAATGGAGACAAAGACAGAATTTGTTGTCACTTCAACATATCTATAAGTACCCTATCAATAATTCAACGTAAACATCGATATAAATACCATATGGTGGCTTTTAATGGCGTTCGATCTTTTTCTGGATTAAGAAATGCTGGTATAGAATCTTGTGGAATTGTTGCGTGCCTAAATGAATCTTTATCGTCATGTGCATTAag atttcCGAATTATTCTGAAATCTACTGGCCAATCGTTTTCGACTTCATATCAATCGAAGCTAATTTTTCTATCGGCGGTAAACGAATTCAGTATCCCAGTTCGTTATTAACTTCGTTACGACCGATTTCTCCTAAATATACTACATGGGAAACAGAAAAACTTCCCAAATATTTGAGGAGAAAATATACGTTAAATCAAGCCGAAAATCGGTTACTAACTTTTGGAATATTCGGAAGAGATTTTAATAGAGATGGTGACCTTATAATCCCGAATGCAATATGCAAGTCAACAGTAGCTTCCTATGCAAccattttaataacaataatttgtaatatcctgtttaattatataaaattttattgttga
- the LOC130451478 gene encoding vanin-like protein 3 isoform X3, whose protein sequence is MKLEIFFYVFTTIFLYTFSQKVNLSKTYKAAVVEYHTEDIDEIISDDEKILIRTKNHIDLLQSIDEDLEIILFPEKSLYSHENLANISSKIPKKMENICNSSDIQFKEYLKLFSCAASKYNTSIAINVIEKKQCSPEDMINSCFEQVYYNTVVVFDNKGYLAGRYRKWNLFGEYQLTKPNIMDLTVITTKNNIKFGIFNCFDIMFDMPALNLTRDLDIKNILFPNNWISELPYLTALQVQQMWAQENNVVLLSSGQNNPKTGASGTGIYIGNQGPLDFVFIGGAGGSSVIVKTVPNLLENKDIINSTVNQVYDTDTLAEGLDDFFLLRDLSMDDHTAILMPEHERLIEETVCNGDKDRICCHFNISISTLSIIQRKHRYKYHMVAFNGVRSFSGLRNAGIESCGIVACLNESLSSCALRYVRFILFVYTCPVWDHNKKSR, encoded by the exons ATgaaactagaaatatttttttatgtgttcacaacaatttttttgtacacaTTTAGTCAAAAA gtAAATCTTTCCAAAACATATAAGGCAGCAGTAGTGGAATATCACACGGAAGATATTGATGAGATTATATcagatgatgaaaaaatattgattcgaACAAAAAATCATATCGATTTACTACAAAGTATTGATGAg GATTTGGAAATAATACTTTTTCCAGAAAAAAGTTTGTATTCTCATGAAAATCTAGCAAATATTAGCAGTAAAATTcctaaaaaaatggaaaatatttgcaaTTCTTCGGATATACAgtttaaagaatatttaaaattattttcttgtgcTGCATCTAAATATAACACTTCTATAGCTATTAATGTTATAGAAAAGAAGCAATGTAGTCCAGAAGACATGATTAATTCTTGTTTTGAACAAGTTTACTATAACACAGTTGTGGTGTTTGATAATAAAGGATATCTAGCCGGAAG ATATCGCAAATGGAATTTATTCGGAGAATATCAATTAACCAAACCGAATATTATGGATTTAACAGTAAttacaactaaaaataatataaagttcggtatttttaattgtttcgaTATTATGTTCGATATGCCAGCTTTAAATTTAACTCGtgatttagatataaaaaatatattgtttccaAACAACTGGATTTCTGAACTCCCATATTTGACAG CTTTACAAGTGCAGCAGATGTGGGCTCAGGAAAACAATGTCGTTTTATTATCCTCTGGTCAAAACAATCCAAAAACAGGTGCAAGTGGAACTGGAATATATATTG GGAATCAAGGTCCTTTGGACTTTGTATTTATCGGAGGAGCTGGTGGTTCTTCAGTAATAGTGAAGACAGTACccaatttattagaaaataaagaCATTATTAATAGTACAGTGAATCAAGTATATGATACAGATACATTAGCAGAAGGTttagatgatttttttcttttacggGATTTATCAATGGATG ATCACACAGCTATTTTAATGCCTGAACATGAAAGACTGATAGAAGAAACAGTTTGTAATGGAGACAAAGACAGAATTTGTTGTCACTTCAACATATCTATAAGTACCCTATCAATAATTCAACGTAAACATCGATATAAATACCATATGGTGGCTTTTAATGGCGTTCGATCTTTTTCTGGATTAAGAAATGCTGGTATAGAATCTTGTGGAATTGTTGCGTGCCTAAATGAATCTTTATCGTCATGTGCATTAag atatgtacgatttattttatttgtctataCTTGCCCAGTTTGggatcataataaaaaatcacgTTAG